The sequence below is a genomic window from Pectinophora gossypiella chromosome 13, ilPecGoss1.1, whole genome shotgun sequence.
TTGATACAAACGTCAAAAGGTCGTCATAGCATAGCCCTAgtataagaataaataaaactaagttTAACCCCCCCAGGCTActctttctatttttcttttcttttgtatttcctgtatgtgcaataaagtatttatgtaatatttgcGGTTAAAAGTAGTACTTACGATCTAGACACAGGCTTGTTGATGGAGGCTCCGTGAATGAGGTCGCTGAGACGCTTCACACGCAACAAGGAAGTCTTCTCACCCATCACGAAACTCACGGCATCCATGAAATTGGATTTACCTGTTTATAACACATTGGGTGCATAATTATGGGTTTGATTATAATATATAGAGGTTAATTGATCGAGGAAAAGAGAAATATACAAATAAGCGaagaaagaaaactataatGTAGTGGGATAGACGAAAGAATCATGATGTTAGATAAACAAAAGTACGTCATTCCGTTTTCGTTTAAGTTGGTTTAATTTGATTGCTACAAGTCCTTGTTTCATGTGGTAGAGTTATAACAGTATCCTATATGTCTAAGACGTGATCTATGGGTATAGTAAAGGCAGCTTACCTGAGCCATTGGGTCCAACGACAGCGGTGAAGGATTTCAGCGGTCCTATCCGGTGCTGACCCCGGTAGGACTTGAAATTCTCCATATCAATAAACTTCAAGAATGCCGGCATTTTGCCGTTATCAATTTACTTTGTCCAcacaataaaattagaaaatatgcATTCACAAAAACATTGCGCCAAAAAATATCAACAAGCCTTCGTCAAAAAAGTCAAAACGTCaaatccgccattttgaatagTGATGTGCTTAGAAAATACCGGTAGATAAAAACCGGTTTTAGAAGTTAAATAAATTGTTAGTTACTGTACGTGTATCCGAATTTTTATTTGTCAAcaattgtcaaaaaataaagtcAAAATTCCGATTTCCTGTTgtattcatttaattatttatgaatggataattgtatttataactAATTACTCCGAAATATGAACAGTGGTGATAATAGCCCCACAACCCCTATAGACATAAGTGATCGTGAACAAGCCGTGCTGATGGATCCTATTGACCACAATCGGTGCAGGTATCCCTACTGCATTGTTTGGACTCCCATTCCAGTATTAACGTAAGTTTATATAACTTTCATAATAAGTAGGTTTCCCCTTATTATCGATCGTATTGAGTGATTTTATACTATAGAAATCCCATAACTTAAATTTCCAGATGGATTTTCCCATTTCTTGGCCATATGGGTATCTGTACGTCGTCGGGAGTGATCCGCGACTTTGCTGGACCGTACTTCGTGTCGGAGGACTTGATGGCATTTGGGAACCCAACTAAATACTGGCAGCTATCTCCGCAGAAGGCTAATAATGGACAGACTGGATGGGATGCAGCAGTTGCCGAGGCCTCAGAAATATACAAAAAGAGAATGGTTTGTGTTTCCTATTTATCTAAATGGTTTTGGTCATTATTATACTGTCAATTGTTAGATCTATTTGATTGTTATGCTAGTTTTTGTATGTGTAATTGCCTCCTCATTTATTACACCTTCCTACAGGtagtatattaaatatatataacattgTATCTTCTCATTCCAGCACATCATATTCTATGACAACTGCCACTCCCACGTGGCCACAGCACTGAACATCATGAACTATGATGGATGCAAGAACTGGAATATGGTCAAATTGGCTTTCTACATGATACCATACTCCAAATATGTCAGGTAATTTGAtttatcgtaagatgaactaaacaAACAAGGAAGACTTCAAGAATTTGTTCACTTAGTgctatttaaaactaaatgaaGATAATGGGTCAGCTAATTTGACTGAgatatttgtttaaattttacagTTATACTGTTACATTGAGACAATGTTTACTCCTACAAAATATAATCAACCTTACCCATTACTGCAGTTCTGtgcaatcaaaaacataaaaagcctataaataaacttcccactgctgggcacagataaattaaaataaattaccagAAGTTCTGTGCAGTTTTGGTggctagtatttttttttatatttttttttcagttttggTGCATTCCTGAAAACATGGCTGCCTTTCTTCATCATAGTGGCACTGATATGCGGGCTGGCTGCTATTATATAAAGTGTTTACGTATTATAAATGTGTGATGTTACTGCAACTACACATGAAAGAGTGAGATCCGCACTGGAGTGACACCGGACACTGTTATACCACTGCTTATGTTTGTTGTGTCTTCAAAAGTCACTggtgtgtataaataaatccGAAAACAAGAATTAAATCCTGAACTGATCCAATCAGTGTCTTTCATCCTGACAGAATAGTTCAAGTGCATTTCACTGTGTTAAACAAAAAGAGtgctatttttaattttgtggtGAGCTAGATGCTAGAAGTATATTTTAGTGAGTGATGGAATTGAAATCCGGACGTTAAAGGGTTGTGTGATATGAAAAGGTGTGAGGTTTTTGTATTAGAGATTTTaatcaagtactttattttagttgttgctagttttctaattttattgttGGTGTGAAGGGTCTCGACTGTTTCCAAACCGTTTTTGTATTTAACGGAGTCTTTTATAATGTAAGTTTCGAGTTCTGAATCTATTGTCTTTACGTAGAGGGTACATTGGTACTCATGTACACAGTACATTGGTGTACTTTATAAACTTTTTACATAATCCAGAtctttttattacaacattttaaACATTTGTACTAATTGTATTTGATAGTGTgtaaatagtaataaacatCATTGCtcagattatatttttatttacactaaaaacttaacaaatattttacaatttttatttttgtatttgtaacaaTACGACACAATAGTGACAAGATTTTTACTTGCATTCAGAAAAGAATAGTTTGTTATTTTAATGCttgcattaaataaaatgtatctttAAAACTTAGTATAGTTACCTATCATGTTTCAATCTAGTTACTATAATTCTTATTAAATAGCCGTGTGATCAAGCCTTATTTTAAACATATCATGCTATTTTACACATAAAGCCATGATTTTGTAGAaacattgtaaataaatacactGGTAGATTGATTACCTATTGTCTTGCTCATTTCCTTTGATACTGTAACTGAAATGTTATTCTTAGAATCCTCACAATGAAAGAAGTGATAACATTAGACTcaataaatattgtttactACTCATGAATCATCTTATATTGGTCAACAATATAAGAGTTCATGATAATAGACCATTTCAAAAACATCTATGACAAAATACAAGACATTGAGCTTTATTTAGTCTATACAAATGatctatatttctttttaaatgtattttgtgGATGTAATCTGTCCCTGATCAGCATATTTTTTTGCTTAACAACAATAAAGTCTAACATTtcacaatattaatttaaattgctGTTAACATTCCTTCAAAACACTCTTCTCCAAATTAAACTCATAGTTATATCCACTCATATTCAATTTGGTTGTCAAGAAGGCCAAGAGGTCACCAATTTCCGTAGCAAACGAGTCCTTATTCGTTGCCATTTGCAGTTCTTTGCTGAGCGCGAAAGGTACGCCTTGTAAGTAGTGGAATGTTTGGTCTACAGTTGGTCTGAAGGCTGGTACAGGCGCTGGAGGCGCTGGCCTCTGAGGGTACGGCACGGCATGGCCTCCAACACCACTCACGTTAGGATACAGCCCAGGTCTGGGTGATGTCGGGTCCACAATCTCGAAACCCTCGTCGCTTCTTGGTCCTGGTATTGGCGGAGTTTCATCTTCAACTGGTGAAGACCTCCGCTTGCCGAATAGCGACGAAAACATGGTGCAACTTGACCTTAGTTAATTACGTTAAATAGATATAGTGCAATTTTGCAACATCAAATCACGCACGGAAATAAAATAACTTGCTTTGTTGCTCACTTCTTTGACGTTTGAAAGCGATTGACAATAACGATGACGTAAATTTTTcctctgttaaaaaaaaattaataacaccaacttattttcaaatattgtgttcatttgaatattttgaatataaataaaaagtggTGGTGTGCTATTTTTGgactattttacaaaattacgGTTCAAAATAAACTGTTTCGTTCGGAAATTACGTTCGAATACACGCGAAAATTCTTGTAGTTTAAAAACCGGTAAAAATGTTGACGTTTTCGGTTTTGAATATTGTCATGTTTGTTCTCTATTACAGGAAGAAAATGTACAGGCATAACAAGGTTTTTTGCAATTAGCTAGAAACACATCTAAGATTCCGACTAACCAATcatcaaaaacgaataaaacctGTTTCCTTTATATATCCcattgaaaacaaattcaaattcgacgTAAGAAAAGTATGTCAAAATTGGCAAAACAACAATTTTCAGCTTGTTTTGAAGGAATTATGCAGAATTTGTGTGTTAAAATGGTATATCGATTGTTGTTTGTGATAACTTGGTTGCTGAAGTAATGTTTCCCGCCTTGTGTGTTAGACATTCGTCGTAAAGTGTTGGTGGTCTACTCTTCAAGTTCCAGGCTTCACAGCTGGTCAGTTCGACggtatatttctattatttctcATAGTATTATTGCCTACATGGTTTATGATTCATTTACGTCCATTTCTCGTGAGTCTGCCCTTTATTAAGGTACTGAAACCACAAAATATTAAACTTGTTTTGATTTACATATTGAAGTTGTTTACTCCTGTTTGAATCCAATATAATCACTTGTAACTTAGAGTGTAAAGGTTAGTCCTCATTCATAattagaatttgttttatttaaaattttgaaagTAATAAATTTTGGCTATATTTACTGCCACCCTTTCCTTGAAATTAGATAGTTTCATTAAAAACTTATCCTAATTCATAAATTTTCATAGAATAATTGGTATAActgtgtaattttaaaataaatatgttatttcaAGTGACTGTATGCCTATTAATAAAAGACACATGTCAAATAATttctttattcttattcttgtttttgtttgagGTGACAAAGTTACAAAATGTTActaagtatttgtatttttttttatgattttttacatatatatttatctacTCTCTATTGAAAACCAGGAAAGAACAACAAAAATTTCATCTACCCACATCACTTTTCAttatcttatattattattattaatttttctaTGAAAGACATTATTTTAAGTTGAGATAATGGGAAATAAGGCAAAATGCAGGATGGTGCAGATAGTATTGATAGAACCCAGTTGGAtatctaaaccactcaaataAAGCACACTTGTCTGGACacacactgctgcattggatATTAATTCCCACATACTATGCTTCCACACATATTAATATATATCCCATATAACAGTGTACATCAAAATAACAAACTGATACattgtggatttttttttattaaatgaaaactaaaaagttttcTCTAAATCAAAGAGAAAaatcttttataattataattgaattaaacaatgggatttcaGTAATTCTCAAAGagaaaatagggtagtttccaactagtcaaattggttactttttagtaaacatcaaaacacgaaattactatagaatttgtatgaataagcaacctgtgatgtcatagaaaaacatgtcaTAATGTCacagatttttcttttttaaaactcacaattaagttaaatagagaaaagaaaacattttgtgtccattttagatctgtctttattcagtaatcagaatttcataatttatctttgacctaggaaactaaccaattacataaaaaatggGGCTTAAAATGTGACTTGAACCTTTATATTTATGTCAATGACATACAGGCTGACAggggtataaataaaataatccaaATACAGATTCACTCTAATTTGGGAGTTCGAAAGTTTTTACCTTtagtaatattgtaatattgtagctacctaaaaaatataaaaaatatttttaaaattattattttaaagtgaaCCATTATGATACTGAAATTAAATAAGATTTAAACTATCTATGACaattttatacaatattattttacaaaattgaatgaGGTTGTTAAAGttatcaatataaaaaataataagtagttataataataacattatttataaaatatattataataataaaatatataattataataata
It includes:
- the LOC126372190 gene encoding transmembrane protein 222 encodes the protein MNSGDNSPTTPIDISDREQAVLMDPIDHNRCRYPYCIVWTPIPVLTWIFPFLGHMGICTSSGVIRDFAGPYFVSEDLMAFGNPTKYWQLSPQKANNGQTGWDAAVAEASEIYKKRMHIIFYDNCHSHVATALNIMNYDGCKNWNMVKLAFYMIPYSKYVSFGAFLKTWLPFFIIVALICGLAAII
- the LOC126372197 gene encoding uncharacterized protein LOC126372197 — protein: MFSSLFGKRRSSPVEDETPPIPGPRSDEGFEIVDPTSPRPGLYPNVSGVGGHAVPYPQRPAPPAPVPAFRPTVDQTFHYLQGVPFALSKELQMATNKDSFATEIGDLLAFLTTKLNMSGYNYEFNLEKSVLKEC